TGCTTCTTCTTGAACAAAAGACTCACTTCCCAAAACTATCCGAAAACGGGTTTCTTCCTCGGTTGCGACATAATCACGCGAATCCAGATAAAAGGTATATTCGACGTCCTCACCCAAAGCGATCTGACGGTCGAGCGTACGGTCGACAAGAACAATATCAGCATCGGCCGGCAAGTTCTTGATGCTGTTTACCGTAATCGTCACTGCATCTCCCGCTGTATTATCTGAGACACTCTTCATCACATCAAACGCCCACACTTCCCCCCACTCATTTCCACTCGCAGGATTCGAACGAATATCAGCAGATAGACGATAACACCTCTCCCCCGCTCCCCGGGTGACAAGGTATAGTGATATCCCCTGACCCGGAGCAGGCGGTGGCTTCATGCGGTCCAGGCGGTCGAGGTCTCGTACAGCCTGGGTTGAGGTGCCGATGAAGGTAGAGAAGTCTTCATGATCCCCTGAGGTCACATGGAGGAACACGCGAAAATCTTCTCCTGAAGCCGCGACAGCCAGCGGAGAGTGTGATACTCCGACTTCCGCTTCTTCATCTGGAATATACAACGTCACCGGATCATCAGCTCGATTGTATATCCAGTATCCATCGAAGGGTTCCATCGTGGAGACCTCATTGCTATATCCGCTGTCCCACCCTATCGGCGGATCAACGCTGACACCCACAGCTTCGCTCATGTACAGTGTGTCCACACGAACCGAATCCCAGCTTACAGGAAAAGCAAATGGGGAGCCGATCATATTCCAGCCACTTGCAAGCTCCAGTGCAAATAGGGTGCCTGTGGGCGTTGAGAGTCCCGAAACAGGAGCCGTCGAGATCCGGTGATCTGCTCTCGAAATAAGCCAGAAGGCTCTGCCCGGCTCGGGCCGGAAGCTCTGAGCAAAAGATTGATCACTGAGTTCACCATAAGTTCCTGATTCAGGGAGGTAAGCCCAGGAGCGCCATTTTACCGGATCATACGGTCCGAATTCCGGCTGGTCGGAGAGCAGGGCCTCGATCGTACCGGTAAAATCTTCCTTGAACTGAAGTGGAATACTCATCATGCGGTATGCGCTCGCCCCCTCACCCCCCGCATGGACGCTGGGTTCAACCAGATCTTGTACCATTACAGAAATCGCGCGAGGATACAGAGAAGGTGCTGCCGGAGGGTCGGACAGGTGTGCCGTTTCGGTTTCGACATCCACCCAGTACTCGACCCCGCGAGCCCCCACCATGCTGCCGGGAATGGATGCCTCGGGATATACCCCCTCCAGGAAAAGGCTTTCGACCAGGTAACTATCTGATCCGCCTTCCCGGTAATATAGCGAACCGCTATGAAAGTCTGTACCTGTCGGTATGATCGCATGGACTTTGATCTCGCGGCCCGCAAGATAATCCGCGCCCGAGTTTGGTGCCGGTTCGGTCGTTATTCCTGTGGGAGATTCCACCGCCTGTGTATAGAACGAATCGGGTGCTCCCGATGGGTCGGTGCCGAACACACCACTGTTCTCGACTATTATATAGTACTCAAGGTCCGCTTCGGTCACCTTCTCGCCGGGAATAACGACGACAAACTCATCTTTGAATGTTGATAGAGAGATACTGTCCAGGAATGCCGAAGTCCCCGCTGCGCGGAAAGTAATATGCCCCAGTTCAACGTTCACCTGTGGTGCCGGAGTAACAACGACCGTTACCGCTTCACCGAGAGGAATGACATCGGATGCCTTCAGTAACTCGTGCGTGACGTCTAGTGACCTGATATCGGTCGTGACCATGATAGGGAGGTATGGTGTAACCGGATCATCACTTGCAATCGTTATAAAATCGGAGATGTCGGTTTCTATTCGAGGCTCGATAAATACCGCCACTGTATCTGCCTCGCCGGGATGAAGAGTAATCGGTGTTGTCCCGGTGATCCGCATTTCTGACGATGGCAATTCAATCTGCGACACCAGAAGATCAACTGTACCTGTATTGGACAGGATAAGCTCAAGCGAAGCCGTGTCTCCTACGGTGATGGCTGTTTGCGAAAACAGGAGAGAATCGGTTGAGCTGCTCAACTCGGGGCGTATGGGGATGATGCGGCCGACTGTCTGCAAATACGATGACGCGTGCTGTATGGTGCTGACGCGAACCGGGATCTCTGCTACACGAAGACGAAGCACTACATCCCGGTAATCAAACGGCACCAGGCTGATGTCCCATTCCAGCGAGTCGGTCACCCCCTCCGGCGCGGTTGCTATCGGACCAAAACTGGTTCCTCCTGCAATATAAACAGGCCACCACTGCGGTTCGCCGGCGAACTGATATTCAGGTACGACCCAGACTACATCCGACTCAACATCATAGACCGTAAAAATC
The window above is part of the Candidatus Latescibacterota bacterium genome. Proteins encoded here:
- a CDS encoding VCBS repeat-containing protein, with the translated sequence YENIGGTFSFTPIWSSAPENYTYSVALGDVDGDGDPDLVCGNSGESNTLYENTGGTFSSTPIWFSAPVGWTRSIILGDVDGDGDLDLVCGNNGNNTLYENIGGTFSITPIWSSGPTNGTRSIALGDVDGDGDLDLVCGNYGESNTIYENSGGMFSSTPMWLSDPTNGTSSVALGDIGGDGDLDLVCGNSLNNDTYYSNIKNPAYTGDLLVPTNQVPNNGPFIGRSSVDVLDENHYRVIFTVYDVESDVVWVVPEYQFAGEPQWWPVYIAGGTSFGPIATAPEGVTDSLEWDISLVPFDYRDVVLRLRVAEIPVRVSTIQHASSYLQTVGRIIPIRPELSSSTDSLLFSQTAITVGDTASLELILSNTGTVDLLVSQIELPSSEMRITGTTPITLHPGEADTVAVFIEPRIETDISDFITIASDDPVTPYLPIMVTTDIRSLDVTHELLKASDVIPLGEAVTVVVTPAPQVNVELGHITFRAAGTSAFLDSISLSTFKDEFVVVIPGEKVTEADLEYYIIVENSGVFGTDPSGAPDSFYTQAVESPTGITTEPAPNSGADYLAGREIKVHAIIPTGTDFHSGSLYYREGGSDSYLVESLFLEGVYPEASIPGSMVGARGVEYWVDVETETAHLSDPPAAPSLYPRAISVMVQDLVEPSVHAGGEGASAYRMMSIPLQFKEDFTGTIEALLSDQPEFGPYDPVKWRSWAYLPESGTYGELSDQSFAQSFRPEPGRAFWLISRADHRISTAPVSGLSTPTGTLFALELASGWNMIGSPFAFPVSWDSVRVDTLYMSEAVGVSVDPPIGWDSGYSNEVSTMEPFDGYWIYNRADDPVTLYIPDEEAEVGVSHSPLAVAASGEDFRVFLHVTSGDHEDFSTFIGTSTQAVRDLDRLDRMKPPPAPGQGISLYLVTRGAGERCYRLSADIRSNPASGNEWGEVWAFDVMKSVSDNTAGDAVTITVNSIKNLPADADIVLVDRTLDRQIALGEDVEYTFYLDSRDYVATEEETRFRIVLGSESFVQEEAARLSEMPGQAALYQNYPNPFNPSTIIRYDIAESGMVSLRIYNVTGALVKVLEARHRDRGRYEVGWNGENNRGEQISSGIYFYRLTAPGYSRTRKMVLIR